The Geobacillus genomosp. 3 genome segment CCGACAAGGGAAATAAACGTTTCAACAGTAAACAAGCCGTTTGGAATCAAGATCGCAAGCAGGATGGCAATGACAACGGCCGCGGCCGCCACGATCGCGGCGGTTTTTTTCTTTTCATCCGGCGTCAGCGGGTTCGGTACATACGTCCCGGCCAACCCCAAGTTTTTCTTTCTTGTCGCCACAAACACAACAAGTCCGAGAAACATCCCGACAGCGGCAAGGCCGAAACCGAGGTGGAAGTTATACTTCATCCCCGCCGTCCCGACAATAAGCGGAGCCAAAAACGCCCCTAAGTTAATGCCCATGTAAAAAATGCTGAACCCGGCATCGCGGCGGTCATCACCCGGCTGATACATATCGCCGACAATGCTTGAAACGTTCGGTTTCAACAACCCCGTTCCAAGAACGATCAGCGCCATCGACATAAACAGCGCCGTCGCCCCGCCAGGGATCGCCAATGCGATATGGCCGGCCATAATGAGAATGCCGCCATAAAAGACAGCCCGTGACGTTCCGAACACCCGGTCAGCGAGCCAGCCGCCGATGATGCCGGACATGTACACAAGCGCCCCGTAAATCGACATGATCGCAAGCGCCAAATGTTCGTCAAGGCCGAGCCCGCCTTTCGACACTTCATAATACATGTAGTACACCAAAATGGCGCGCATCCCATAGTACGAGAAGCGCTCCCAAAACTCCGTGAAAAAGAGCGTGAACAACCCTTTCGGATGACCGAAAAAGCCGCGTTGAGGAACGCTGGAAGCGATTTCTTGCTTATCGATTGGTGACATGACAAACCCTCCTTTAATTCTTTTACTATAATAATTTATTATGTTTGTATTGTCAAAAAAATTTTCTATATTCCTTAGAATAGACATTGTTTAGTTACAAAAATTGAACGTCGTTATATTTTTTCTGAATAATATAATTTCACCAAAAATGGCCACTATTTTGACTGAATTTACCTGCAACCTTACTGGGGGATCTGTCGAGGTGGGCTTGTCTGACCGGTTGCAACAGAGCGGGGACGCCCGACAGGCGGCGGACTATCTCCGACCGGGGCAACAAACTATTGAAAGGCAGCGGGATCAACGAACGGTTTCCTAGTTTGGCAGATCCGCGCAGAGTGTGCGGTCCTGATGCGCATTTCGCTGGCCCGAACGCATGACAAAGCGCCCGACAAACGGGCGCTCCGTGCATTGGCCTCGGAAAACAGGCATCAGTTATGCCTTTTGATAAGTTCTTTCCAGCTGTTGATGCCCCGCTCGACAACGCAGAGATGGGTGGTTTTCGCCAACTCCATTGTTACATGCATCGACGAACGGACCGTTACGGAGGATTGGACGAACTCGCCCGCTGAAACGGGCACGCCGGCAACGATGTCTCGTCATCGCGCAAAAAATATTGTTTCCATTCATAGTTGTCCGGATTTCCATAGCTGTTCAAGTCCGGATGGACCGGAGCCGTGTCGTACCGGCCGAGCCGCTCGCGGATGCGTTGCTTTATTTTCTCCGCCTTGACGGGTTCGGCATAAAACTGTTCAAGCACCCACCTCGGTGTCGCCGCCAACATAAACCATGGAAAATGACGGCTTTGTCGCTTGCGGTGCGCCGGGGTGGCACAGTACATAAAAAACCGTTCGCGATGAAAACAAAATTCCCAAAGCGGGTCATTCGGGTCAAGCGGGACAACGTCCAACCACCCCCTCACATCTAGCGCACTCGTTTGACGAAGCAGCTGCCAAAACAGCTCCTCAAACTGGGCAACCGTATAACCGTCCGCCAATTCGGCCGGCGTGTCGAAAAAAACGACAAGCGCGGCATCATTTCCGATTTGGCGGGATGTTTCGGCAAATTCGGCCAGAAGCGCGGCCAACTCTTGCGCCGCCGTCTCGCTGCGCGGATCGCTGGCAAACCCGTAGCGCAGATCGTCCAATGCGTACGCCTGCACCGCCGGAATGCACGGAAACAGCCGGCTTCGGTCAGCCATTTTAGCCGCAAAGGCGGACATCGCCTCCCGCTGCCATGGCAGCCAATGTTCCTGGTTTGCTTGTCGACTGAATAGTTGCACCATCTCCCAATCCCCCTTAGTGCCGTTACATTGTATTCGCACAAAGGGGAAATGGGTGAATGTCCGCCGTTGAAATGTTTCATGATCCGTTACAACCGCAGCATGAAAAGCCGCAAAGGCCAAAGCTTCACATCCCGCGCTTTCGTCAGTCCTCTCCTGCAGACAAAATTTTCTGTATATGCAGATAATATGGTATACTTATGATGGCCACAACAACATATGTCAGGGGAGGATGAATAATGCTGCATCCATATAACGGAAAACGTCCAAATGTTCATGAAACGGCCTTTATCGCACCAGGGGCTCATCTCATCGGCGATGTCACCGTCGGCCCGGAATCGACAATCTGGTTTAACGCTGTCTTGCGCGGGGATGAAGGACCGATTACGATCGGCGCCCGCACGAGCATTCAAGACAATACGACCTGCCATTTGTACGAAGGATCGCCGCTTGTCGTCGAGGATGAAGTAACCGTTGGGCATAACGTTGTCCTTCACGGCTGCACGATCCGCAAACGGTCGATCATCGGCATGGGGTCGACCATTTTGGACGGGGCTGAAATTGGTGAAGAGTGCATCATCGGCGCCAACACCCTCATTCCGTCCGGCAAAAAAATTCCGCCGCGTTCGCTCGTTGTCGGCTCGCCCGGAAAAGTGGTGCGCGAGCTGACGGACAAAGACCTTGCGCTTATTCAGCTGTCGATTGATACATACGTGCAAAAAGGAAAAGAGTATCGCAAACAGCTGGACAATCATCAATCATAGCGCCTACAAAGCCGCTAGTGGCAGCTATCTCCACGCAAAAAAGAGCCAGCCGAAGGGCATGGCTCTTTTTTCCGATTCCGGGCCATTGCATTCCATGCACGCGCAGCAGCAGGAGGGTGGCAAACGGAACGTGCCGCTTTTCTGCCGTGCGTTGCAAGTTGGGGAACGTGGAACGCTGACCCTTCACTTCTGCGAACAGCCGCTCCATGAAGAGGGAATCCAGTTTCGTCAGAAGTTCATCACGTTTTCAATCGCATGCAAAACGCGCGCCGGCGTTGGCACGTAATCGTCTTCATAGGCGAAAAACGGCACCGGGACGTCAAATCCTGTCACCCGTTCCGCCGGCGCTTTTTGATAGAAAAACGACGTGTCGTTGATGACGGCCAAAATGTCATTGGCCAGCCCGCCTGTCGCATGGGCTTCCTGAACGATCACCGTTCTTCCCGTCTTTTGCACCGACTCGGCGATCAAGTCTTTATCCAGCGGATAAAGGGTGCGCAAGTCGATGACATCCGCATCAATCCCTTTTTTCTCCGCCTCTTCCGCCGCTTTCATGGCGACCGGCACCATGGCGCCCCACGCAATGACGGTCACATCGTCCCCTTCGCGCCGCTTTTTTCCTTTGCCGATATCAATCGTATATTTCCCTTCCGGAACGTCCTCGCGAAACGCCCGATAGCTGCGCATCGGTTCCAAAAAGAGGACGGGGTCCGGATCTTCAATCGCTGCAATCAGCAACCCTTTGGCATCATACGGCGATGCAGGACAGACGACTTTCATCCCCGGCATATGGGTAAACAGCGCTTCCGTGCTCTCCGAATGAATTTCCGGAGCCCTTACTCCTGCACCGTACGGGGCGCGGATGACCAACGGCACGGTAAAATGCCCTCTCGTCCGCGCCCGCATGCGCGCCGCGTGGGTCATGATTTGTTCATAGGCGGGGTAAATGAACCCTAAAAACTGAATTTCGACAACCGGGCGAAACCCGCCAAGCGCCATTCCGATCGCCGCGCCCGTAAATCCGGCTTCACTTAATGGCGTGTCGATTACCCGCTGCCCGCCAAATTCCTCAAACAATCCGTCAGTGGCGCGGAACACACCGCCGTTTTTCCCGATATCTTCCCCGAGCAGAATGACATCTTCACGCTCTTGTAACATCGTGCGCAACGCATCGTTGACCGCTTGCACAAGCGTAAGCGTCTTCGTGCCCACTTTTGTCGTCATCATTCCATCCCCCGCTTCCACTGAAGATACGCTTCTTTCTGTTCCGCAATCGTCCATGTCGGCTGTGCGAATACAAAATCAAACATATCCGACACGTTCGCTTTTGGATAGCGCTCCATGTCCGCCACCGCCCGCTCGATTTCAGCGTTCACTTCCTCTTGCACGCGGTTCGCCCACTTTTCATCCCACCAGCCTTCTCGCTGCATAAAGCGCTCGATCCGCTTGATCGGGTCGGCTGTTTCGCGCCGCTTCTTGCTCTCTTCTTGGTCGCGGTATCGTGATGGGTCATCGGACGTCGTATGAGCGCCATACCGCCATGTCACCGCTTCGATTAACGTCGGCCCTCCTCCGTTTCTCGCCCGCTCGAGCGCCTCTGCCGTTTTGAAATACACGACAAACACGTCATTCCCATCGATGCGGATGCCGGGAATATCGTAGGCCAGCGCCTTTTGGGCAATCGTTTTCGTCTTCATCTGGCGGGTGATCGGGACGGAGATCGCGTATTGGTTGTTTTGGTTGAAAAAGACAACCGGCGAGTTGAAAACGCTTGCAAAATTCAACCCTTCATGAAAATCCCCTTCCGATGTCGCGCCGTCGCCGAAGTACACAATGACCGCATGGTTCGTTCCCTTCCACATTTCCGCACATGCTGCCCCCGCTGCTTGAGGAAGCTGGGTGGCGATCGGGACGCTTGGCGGCACAATCTTTTTCCCTTCAGGCGGAACACATCCTTCCGTCCGCCCTTTCCAATACAACAAAGTTGTCGTTAACGACCGGCCGAACGTTACCATCGCTCCATGATCGCGGTAGGTCGGAAACATCCAATCGCCGTCGTGAAGGGCCAGCGCGCTTCCAACTTGGCACGCCTCTTGCCCCTCGTACGGCACATACGTCCCGATGCGGCCTTGCCGTTGGAGACTGACACATTTTCGGTCAAACGTTCTCGTGCGAATGAGATGGCGATAAATCGTCATCGTCCATTCTTTCGTGATTCGTTCACGATACTCAGGCCGCACGATCGCTCCTTCTTCATTCAGTACTTGCACAATCGGGAAATCACGTTCCATGCCTTCGCTCCTCTCCATCGTATTTTAATGGCTCATCGGTCAGCTCAATACCGCCCGATCGCTCATGAGCTGTTCCCCGCGAATGCGTCGGAATTCCGCGAGCAATGTTTCCACCGTTAATCGTTTCTTTTCGGCTTCATCCACTTCCAAAATGATTTGTCCTTTGTCCATCATGATCAGGCGGTTCCCTAACTCGATCGCCTGCTGCATGTTATGGGTGACCATCAACGTCGTCAATCGATATCGCCCTACAATCTCTTTTGTTAAGTTGGTGATCAACTCCGCCCTAGCTGGGTCGAGGGCCGCTGTATGTTCATCAAGCAGCAAAATGGCAGGTTCAGTAAATGTCGCCATCAGCAATGACAACGCCTGCCGCTCGCCGCCTGAGAGCAAGCCGACTTTCGCCTGAAGACGGTCTTCTAAGCCGAGATGAAGCGTCGCGAGCAACTCGCGAAACTCATCGCGCCGTTTTTTCGTCACCCCGCGGCGGAGCGTGCGCTTTTGATTCCGGGCGTACGCCATCGCTAAATTTTCCTCAATCGTCATGTTCGGCGCCGTTCCCGCCATCGGGTCTTGAAACACCCTGCCGATATAGCGGGAGCGGACGTATTCCGGCATCATCGTGACATCTCGGCCGTCAATCCAAATCGTTCCTTCATCGGGAAACAACACCCCGGAAATCACATTCATCAACGTCGATTTGCCTGCGCCGTTGCTGCCGATCACGGTGACAAAATCGCCTTTTTGCAGCGTTAAGTGAATGTGTTGAAGGGCGATTTTTTCATCCGGCGTTCCCTCATGAAACACTTTACAAATCCGATTTAACTGCAACATCCCCTTCACCCTTTCCGTTTGCCACAGTCATCCCTGCGTGCGCCCGCTTTCTCCTGCTGTCTTCCTTGCGTTTTTTCTCTTTTTGTTGCCGAACTATTTGCGGAACGACGAGCGCCAACATGACAATGGCTGCCGTAATGAGCTTCACATCCCCCGTTTCAAGAAATTGGATGCGCAAGGCGAGGCTCACGACAATGCGGTATATGATCGCCCCGCCGATCACAGCCAGCGTAGCCCGCGCGATCGTTTTTGTTCCAAATACCGCCTCGCCGATAATGACGGACGCCAAGCCGATAATGATCATGCCAATCCCCATCCCGACATCGGCAAATGCACCGTATTGGGCCACAAGCGCCCCCGAGAACGCGACCATGGCATTGGAAAGGCCCAGCCCAAGGATGATGAGCAAGTTGGTGTTCGCCGACAAGCTGCGAATCATGCGCGGATTGTCACCCGTCGCCCGAATCGCAAGCCCCACTTCCGTCTGCAAAAACCAATCCGTAAACCATTTAAATAAAAGAGCAAGCAGCGTCATGGACAGGATCGTCCCCCACGTTTTCGCGGCGGCGGCGTCAAGCCCGAGCGTTGCCGCCCATTCCTGAATGGCGGTAAAAATCGTCTTTTCATTCAAAAGCGGCACATTTGAACGCCCCATGATGCGGAGGTTGATCGAGTACAAGGCAATCATCATTAAAATGCCGGACAAAAGCGAGTTGATTTTCCCTGCCGTATGAAGAAGCCCGGTCATACAACCGGCAGCGAATCCGACGACAAGCGCCAGACATGTCGCGGCAAACGGATTGGCGCCATTGACGATCAACGTCGCCGCCACCGCGGCCCCGGTCACAAAGCTGCCGTCCACCGTTAAATCCGGAAAATCCAAAATGCGAAACGACAAATAGACGCCTAACGCCATAATGGCATAAATGATCCCTGATTCGACTGCACCTGTGATGGCTGTCACCAACAGCGGTCACCCTTTCATTCCATATATTCGGCCATTTGGTCCCATTCCGGCTTCACTTTAATCCCTTGTTTTTCCGCCGCCTGTTTATTGATCACCAATTTTACGTTTTTTGGATATTCCGGTTTGATCTCCGACGGTTTGGCTTCTCCTTTTAAAATGGCGACCGCCATTTGCTCGGCTTAATACCCGATGTCATAGTAATCAAACCCATACGCCGCAAAACAACCTCGTTCTAATAAATCCAACTCCCCCGTTTGGGCAATTGTTTTTTCAAAATCGAAAGATAAGGTTTTATATTCAATATTTTCAGACATACAATTCCATATGAAATCCCGCTTTACCGTCGAATCTCCCACTTCGGCCGCTTTTGGTGCGTGAAGAAATGGTTGCGGCGTTTGCGTTTCTCAAGCCGCTCTTCGCAAAATTGGTCAGCTGCCTCGACCGTCGTCGTTCCTTCCGATTCGGCCCGCGCATAAATGGCGAGCAGCGTGTCGTAAATCGCTTTCGTTTTCGCCAACACCCGCTCTTTGTTCGCCCCGTACAGTTCATCGGCCACTTGGATGAGACCGCCGGCGTTGACGATATAATCGGGGGCGTATACGATGCCTTTTTCTTTCAACATTCGGGCGTGGCGTTTGTCAGCCAGCTGATTGTTCGCCGAACCGACAACCGCTTTCACCTGCAGGGCGGCGACTGTGTCATCGTTAATAATGCCGCCGAAGGCGCACGGGATGAACACATCGGCTTTCGCGCGGTAAATGTCGGTTCCATCCACCGGTTTGACGGACGCCCCGATTCGTCTGCCGTACGACACGACTTCTTTCACCGCCGCTTCGTTCAAATCGCATACGTACAGATCCGCCCCTTCTTCAAGCAAGCGAAGCGCCACTTTTTTTCCGACTTTTCCAAGCCCTTGGACCGCATACGTTTTGCCATGCAAGTGCCGGCTGCCAAACACCACTTCGTTTGTCGCCCGAATGCCGTACACGACGCCCTCAGCGGTTGGCACCGATGAGTCGCCGCTTCCGCCATACGCTTCCGGGACACCGACGATGCAATTTGTCTCTTTCAGCGCGTGCACGAAATCGTCCGGTGTCGTCCCCATATCCGTTCCCGTGTAAAACCGGCCGCTTAATGACTCGACAAACTGACCGAAGGCGCGAAACAATTCCGGCGATTTGTCTTTGCGCGGGTCGCCGATGATCACCGCTTTTCCGCCGCCAAAATCAACATCAGCGGCTAAGCATTTATACGTCATCCCTTTCGACAGCCGCAGCGCATCGGCCAGCGCCTCTTCCGTCGTCGCATACGGGTGCATCCGGCAACCGCCGAGCGCCGGTCCAAGCACCGTGCTATGAATGGCAATAATCGCTTTCAGTCCTGCGGTTTCATCATGGCAAAACACGACTTGTTCGTGTTCCCGCATTTGCCAAAACATATCGAAGCTTTGTGACATGTTTGGCGATACCATAACATTCATCGCTTCCCCTCTCCTTTGCTTTACCGCTTGAAAGCGCTTTCAAGTTAATGCAACAAAAAATATTTTTGTATTATAATAATTTTTACTATTCTTATGGTAACGATAATGGTTAACAATGTCAACCGTTGCGAAACCGTTTTTTGTCACCAAAAAAAGACGCCATTTGACAGGCGTCTTTCGTACCTTAGCGAAACTGTTCCGATAATGATTGCCACTGCGTTTTCGCTTCCATCATCATTTGTTCAAAGAGCTCAGCCACCGTTGGCACATCATCGATGAGACCGGCGATTTGCCCGGCGTTGATAAATCCTTCATGGAAATCACCGAGAAGGGCGCCGCGGCGATGACGGTCTTCCGACGTATAGGCTTGGAACTGCTCAAGCGGCATGCCTTGCTGTTCGTATTCGAGCAGCTTTTCGGTGTATGGTATGCGTACAACGCGGCGAATGCGTCCGACCGAGCGGCCGACAATGATCGTTTCATTTTCTTTCGCCTCAACAAGCCGCTGTTTATATGCTTCATGGAACGGCGCTTCCTTCGTGGCTACAAGCCTTGTGCCAAGCTGCACCCCTTGGGCGCCGAGCGCGAATGCGGCGAGCAGCCCGCGTCCATCGCCGATGCCGCCCGCAGCAACGACCGGAATGCGGACGGCGCTGGCGACCTGCGGAATGAGCGTCATGGTGGTCAACTCAAGCGGCGAGTTGATCCCTGCTGCTTCGTATCCTTCGGCGACGACGAGATCCGCCCCGGCTGCTTCCGCTTTTTTAGCCTGACTGGCGGATGCGACGACAACGATCACCTTGATGCCATGCTCGGCAAAGCGCGGAATCCACGGCGCCGGATTGCCAGCGGAAAGGGAAACGACCGGCACGTGATGTTGGATGACAAGTTCGGCCACTTCCGTGGTGTGCGGCGTCACCTGCAGCGGAATATTCACCGCAAACGGCCGGTCGGTACGCCGCTTCGTTTCGACGATCAACGCCTCAACCTCATCAGGCGGCATCGTCCCGGCGCCGATCGTTCCGAGCCCTCCCGCTTCCGATACGGCGCTTGCCAGCTCGGCGTTGCTGATGTTCCCCATCCCCCCTTGAATGATCGGATAGCGAAGGTCGAGCAAACGACAAACATCATTCATTAGATTCACACCCCGTAAAAAATACGTTATACCCGAATTATACCGCATTTTTCTGGA includes the following:
- a CDS encoding ABC transporter ATP-binding protein translates to MLQLNRICKVFHEGTPDEKIALQHIHLTLQKGDFVTVIGSNGAGKSTLMNVISGVLFPDEGTIWIDGRDVTMMPEYVRSRYIGRVFQDPMAGTAPNMTIEENLAMAYARNQKRTLRRGVTKKRRDEFRELLATLHLGLEDRLQAKVGLLSGGERQALSLLMATFTEPAILLLDEHTAALDPARAELITNLTKEIVGRYRLTTLMVTHNMQQAIELGNRLIMMDKGQIILEVDEAEKKRLTVETLLAEFRRIRGEQLMSDRAVLS
- a CDS encoding alpha-ketoacid dehydrogenase subunit beta — its product is MTTKVGTKTLTLVQAVNDALRTMLQEREDVILLGEDIGKNGGVFRATDGLFEEFGGQRVIDTPLSEAGFTGAAIGMALGGFRPVVEIQFLGFIYPAYEQIMTHAARMRARTRGHFTVPLVIRAPYGAGVRAPEIHSESTEALFTHMPGMKVVCPASPYDAKGLLIAAIEDPDPVLFLEPMRSYRAFREDVPEGKYTIDIGKGKKRREGDDVTVIAWGAMVPVAMKAAEEAEKKGIDADVIDLRTLYPLDKDLIAESVQKTGRTVIVQEAHATGGLANDILAVINDTSFFYQKAPAERVTGFDVPVPFFAYEDDYVPTPARVLHAIENVMNF
- a CDS encoding YqcI/YcgG family protein, whose translation is MVQLFSRQANQEHWLPWQREAMSAFAAKMADRSRLFPCIPAVQAYALDDLRYGFASDPRSETAAQELAALLAEFAETSRQIGNDAALVVFFDTPAELADGYTVAQFEELFWQLLRQTSALDVRGWLDVVPLDPNDPLWEFCFHRERFFMYCATPAHRKRQSRHFPWFMLAATPRWVLEQFYAEPVKAEKIKQRIRERLGRYDTAPVHPDLNSYGNPDNYEWKQYFLRDDETSLPACPFQRASSSNPP
- a CDS encoding peptide MFS transporter; protein product: MSPIDKQEIASSVPQRGFFGHPKGLFTLFFTEFWERFSYYGMRAILVYYMYYEVSKGGLGLDEHLALAIMSIYGALVYMSGIIGGWLADRVFGTSRAVFYGGILIMAGHIALAIPGGATALFMSMALIVLGTGLLKPNVSSIVGDMYQPGDDRRDAGFSIFYMGINLGAFLAPLIVGTAGMKYNFHLGFGLAAVGMFLGLVVFVATRKKNLGLAGTYVPNPLTPDEKKKTAAIVAAAAVVIAILLAILIPNGLFTVETFISLVGVLGIIIPIIYFVVMYRSPKTTAEERSRVIAYIPLFVASAMFWAIQEQGSTILANYADKRTQLDVAGIHLSPAWFQSLNPLFIILLAPVFAWMWVKLGKRQPTIPQKFALGLLFAGLSFIVILVPGYLSGGELVHPIWLVLSYLIVVLGELCLSPVGLSATTKLAPAAFSAQTMSLWFLSNAAAQAINAQLVRFYTPENETAYFGTIGGAALVLSIILFALAPAIQRLMKGVR
- a CDS encoding gamma carbonic anhydrase family protein, yielding MLHPYNGKRPNVHETAFIAPGAHLIGDVTVGPESTIWFNAVLRGDEGPITIGARTSIQDNTTCHLYEGSPLVVEDEVTVGHNVVLHGCTIRKRSIIGMGSTILDGAEIGEECIIGANTLIPSGKKIPPRSLVVGSPGKVVRELTDKDLALIQLSIDTYVQKGKEYRKQLDNHQS
- a CDS encoding NAD(P)H-dependent flavin oxidoreductase gives rise to the protein MRYNSGITYFLRGVNLMNDVCRLLDLRYPIIQGGMGNISNAELASAVSEAGGLGTIGAGTMPPDEVEALIVETKRRTDRPFAVNIPLQVTPHTTEVAELVIQHHVPVVSLSAGNPAPWIPRFAEHGIKVIVVVASASQAKKAEAAGADLVVAEGYEAAGINSPLELTTMTLIPQVASAVRIPVVAAGGIGDGRGLLAAFALGAQGVQLGTRLVATKEAPFHEAYKQRLVEAKENETIIVGRSVGRIRRVVRIPYTEKLLEYEQQGMPLEQFQAYTSEDRHRRGALLGDFHEGFINAGQIAGLIDDVPTVAELFEQMMMEAKTQWQSLSEQFR
- the pdhA gene encoding pyruvate dehydrogenase (acetyl-transferring) E1 component subunit alpha yields the protein MERDFPIVQVLNEEGAIVRPEYRERITKEWTMTIYRHLIRTRTFDRKCVSLQRQGRIGTYVPYEGQEACQVGSALALHDGDWMFPTYRDHGAMVTFGRSLTTTLLYWKGRTEGCVPPEGKKIVPPSVPIATQLPQAAGAACAEMWKGTNHAVIVYFGDGATSEGDFHEGLNFASVFNSPVVFFNQNNQYAISVPITRQMKTKTIAQKALAYDIPGIRIDGNDVFVVYFKTAEALERARNGGGPTLIEAVTWRYGAHTTSDDPSRYRDQEESKKRRETADPIKRIERFMQREGWWDEKWANRVQEEVNAEIERAVADMERYPKANVSDMFDFVFAQPTWTIAEQKEAYLQWKRGME
- a CDS encoding ABC transporter permease codes for the protein MVTAITGAVESGIIYAIMALGVYLSFRILDFPDLTVDGSFVTGAAVAATLIVNGANPFAATCLALVVGFAAGCMTGLLHTAGKINSLLSGILMMIALYSINLRIMGRSNVPLLNEKTIFTAIQEWAATLGLDAAAAKTWGTILSMTLLALLFKWFTDWFLQTEVGLAIRATGDNPRMIRSLSANTNLLIILGLGLSNAMVAFSGALVAQYGAFADVGMGIGMIIIGLASVIIGEAVFGTKTIARATLAVIGGAIIYRIVVSLALRIQFLETGDVKLITAAIVMLALVVPQIVRQQKEKKRKEDSRRKRAHAGMTVANGKGEGDVAVKSDL
- a CDS encoding Glu/Leu/Phe/Val dehydrogenase dimerization domain-containing protein yields the protein MNVMVSPNMSQSFDMFWQMREHEQVVFCHDETAGLKAIIAIHSTVLGPALGGCRMHPYATTEEALADALRLSKGMTYKCLAADVDFGGGKAVIIGDPRKDKSPELFRAFGQFVESLSGRFYTGTDMGTTPDDFVHALKETNCIVGVPEAYGGSGDSSVPTAEGVVYGIRATNEVVFGSRHLHGKTYAVQGLGKVGKKVALRLLEEGADLYVCDLNEAAVKEVVSYGRRIGASVKPVDGTDIYRAKADVFIPCAFGGIINDDTVAALQVKAVVGSANNQLADKRHARMLKEKGIVYAPDYIVNAGGLIQVADELYGANKERVLAKTKAIYDTLLAIYARAESEGTTTVEAADQFCEERLEKRKRRNHFFTHQKRPKWEIRR